One segment of Eulemur rufifrons isolate Redbay chromosome 4, OSU_ERuf_1, whole genome shotgun sequence DNA contains the following:
- the OXGR1 gene encoding 2-oxoglutarate receptor 1, giving the protein MHESLDNVANASDFPDYTVTFENCTDEKIPLKMHYLPVIYGIVFLIGFPGNAVAISTYIFKMRPWKSSTIIMLNLACTDLLYLTSLPFLIHYYASGENWIFGDFMCKFIRFGFHFNLYGSILFLTCFSIFRYCVIIHPMSCFSIHKTRWAVAACAVVWIISLVAVIPMTFLITSTTRTNRSACLDLTSSDDLTTIKWYNLILTATTFCLPLVIVTLCYTTIIYTLTHGPQTRSCLKQKARRLTILLLLVFYICFLPFHILRVIRIESRLLSISCSIENQIHEAYIVSRPLAALNTFGNLLLYVVVSDNFQQAVCSIGRCKATGDLEQAKRVSCSNNP; this is encoded by the coding sequence ATGCATGAGTCACTAGACAATGTAGCAAATGCTTCTGATTTCCCAGACTATACAGTTACTTTTGAAAATTGCACTGATGAAAAAATCCCACTCAAGATGCACTATCTCCCTGTTATCTATGGCATCGTCTTCCTCATAGGTTTTCCAGGTAATGCCGTAGCAATTTCcacttacattttcaaaatgcGACCCTGGAAAAGCAGCACCATCATTATGCTGAACCTCGCTTGCACAGATCTGCTGTATCTCACCAGCCTCCCCTTCCTGATTCACTACTACGCCAGCGGCGAAAATTGGATCTTTGGGGATTTCATGTGCAAGTTTATCCGCTTCGGCTTCCATTTCAACTTGTACGGCAGCATCCTCTTCCTTACCTGTTTCAGCATCTTCCGCTACTGCGTGATCATTCACCCGATGAGCTGCTTTTCCATTCACAAAACTCGATGGGCAGTGGCAGCTTGTGCTGTGGTGTGGATCATTTCACTGGTGGCTGTCATCCCCATGACCTTCCTGATCACATCAACCACCAGGACCAACAGATCTGCCTGTCTTGACCTCACCAGTTCGGATGACCTCACTACTATTAAGTGGTACAATCTAATTTTGACTGCCACCACTTTCTGCCTCCCCTTGGTGATAGTGACACTTTGCTATACAACGATCATCTACACCCTCACCCACGGACCTCAGACTCGCAGCTGCCTTAAGCAGAAAGCTCGAAGGTTAACCATTCTGCTACTCCTAGTATTTTACATATGCtttttacccttccatatcttGAGGGTCATTCGGATTGAATCTCGCCTGCTTTCAATCAGCTGCTCCATCGAGAATCAGATCCATGAAGCTTACATCGTTTCCAGACCGTTAGCTGCCCTGAACACCTTTGGCAACCTGCTCCTGTACGTGGTGGTCAGCGACAACTTCCAGCAGGCCGTCTGCTCAATAGGGAGATGCAAAGCAACTGGGGACCTTGAGCAAGCAAAAAGAGTCAGTTGCTCAAACAACCCTTGA